A stretch of Henckelia pumila isolate YLH828 chromosome 4, ASM3356847v2, whole genome shotgun sequence DNA encodes these proteins:
- the LOC140864072 gene encoding uncharacterized protein, translating into MARRDRIAYRCRTRKKVWVKKKVSDESDEDYMVGEEDGLVESEDEKHSFVSDDESEECLGEFEEEDDDDGEHEEDLGKKKIKNVSGLRGRKNNGVAKPRKKIAAYSEEENQDDDNFNGAKQRKKRKLPQDVDEGDDGDIQLPRGREKPRKKTRVSSAEKYADHIDRRKKKSKVSYREEEGDDDSDYNINEEFATDDEIELLVTKRGRVSRLSRQAAAQIVKGQKRKINSKVVKRTRKRNPRTQQVIRRRNRPDPGDEFGDQNRILERIIKQDRGRRKKSSVNFDSDFLSAGSRDQHYTISEEEREQVREATEFCGMWNSNLRNNNVLKVISKEESVPSQRKLPQKKGKEKLEDMTIEVGKHVCGICLSEEGKRTLRGILNCCSHYFCFACITEWSKVESRCPLCKQRFATISRTARNDGNFNLRDVAIPVPERDQVYQPSEEELRGYLDPYENVICTECQQGGDDALMLLCDLCDSPAHTYCVGLVHEVPEGNWYCDGCKPTINGSSNAQAVDPTSDHGTDYNLAVVSSPSAIVGGTFEPNELHLPDTPSTRVTGHSSPRHSIGDFQAASPSSGSVAFTLYERRQIQRQIHQLLNYRSRHSDRSDVSQASSSSLFGSQIGLDGVMAPRQTVTPARIEKQNVYHQGRLPNHSNPLLSREALSSRLSSLRGQIRDYEASASRDHSLNGLPCNEYIGINLMTGRGLSNQQFHPRGSRLARGPGASLSPCQSREMSHVSREKEQVQTMVKRDLKSFSRHMEIGYRTFKDVARTSTHTILAAAGLEHRQNKVYAVRTRPLSCDHFEIGQACPIRGQCSSCFDWFVRNVVREIMHTQVSVMPIS; encoded by the exons ATGGCAAGGCGAGACAGGATTGCCTACAGATGTAGAACCAGGAAGAAGGTTTGGGTAAAGAAAAAAGTTTCCGACGAGTCAGATGAAGATTACATGGTGGGTGAAGAAGATGGGCTTGTTGAGTCAGAGGATGAAAAGCATTCGTTTGTTTCTGACGATGAATCAGAAGAATGTTTAGGGGAATTTGAGgaggaagatgatgatgatggtgaACATGAGGAGGATTTAGGAAAAAAGAAGATTAAAAATGTCTCTGGGCTTAGAGGGAGAAAAAATAACGGGGTTGCGAAGCCAAGAAAGAAAATTGCTGCTTATAGTgaagaagaaaaccaagatGATGATAATTTCAATGGTGCTAAACAGAGAAAGAAACGTAAGTTACCACAAGATGTAGACGAAGGTGATGATGGTGACATACAACTTCCGCGTGGACGAGAAAAGCCAAGAAAGAAAACTCGGGTTTCATCTGCAGAAAAATATGCAGATCATATTGACAGGCGTAAGAAGAAAAGTAAAGTTTCGTATCGAGAAGAGGAAGGAGACGATGATTCTGATTACAACATTAATGAAGAATTTGCGACAGATGATGAAATAGAGTTGCTTGTCACAAAGAGGGGCAGGGTGAGCAGGCTTTCCAGGCAAGCTGCTGCTCAGATTGTGAAAGGGCAAAAGAGAAAGATAAATTCTAAAGTGGTTAAAAGGACCAGAAAAAGAAACCCGAGAACTCAACAAGTCATCAGAAGACGTAATAGACCCGATCCTGGTGACGAGTTTGGAGATCAGAACCGGATTTTGGAAAGGATCATTAAACAGGACAGGGGAAGGAGGAAGAAGTCTAGCGTGAATTTTGATTCAGATTTCTTGAGTGCAGGGTCAAGGGATCAACACTACACTATCTCTGAAGAAGAGAGGGAACAGGTTAGAGAGGCTACTGAATTTTGCGGAATGTGGAACTCTAATCTGAGGAATAACAATGTTTTGAAGGTTATTAGTAAGGAAGAATCTGTGCCGTCTCAAAGAAAACTCCCACAAAAGAAGGGCAAGGAAAAGTTGGAAGACATGACGATTGAGGTAGGGAAACACGTCTGTGGGATTTGTTTATCCGAGGAGGGGAAGAGAACACTCAGAGGAATATTAAATTGCTGCAGTCACTACTTTTGCTTTGCTTGCATTACGGAGTGGTCGAAGGTGGAATCTCGTTGCCCCCTCTGTAAGCAACGGTTTGCAACAATCAGTAGAACTGCACGAAATGACGGCAACTTTAATTTGAGGGATGTGGCTATTCCAGTTCCGGAGCGTGATCAG GTTTATCAACCATCGGAGGAAGAGCTCAGGGGCTATCTTGATCCATATGAGAATGTAATTTGTACAGAATGCCAGCAAGGTGGGGATGATGCACTTATGCTTCTTTGTGATCTCTGTGATTCACCTGCGCACACATATTGTGTCGGTCTTGTGCATGAAGTACCTGAAGGAAATTGGTACTGTGATGGCTGTAAGCCGACTATTAATGGTTCTTCAAATGCACAAGCTGTGGATCCAACCTCTGATCATGGAACAGATTACAATTTAGCTGTTGTTTCATCTCCTAGCGCCATTGTCGGAGGAACTTTTGAGCCCAATGAGTTACACCTCCCCGACACACCATCGACCCGAGTAACTGGGCACTCATCTCCTAGGCATTCTATTGGAGATTTTCAGGCTGCTTCCCCTTCATCTGGGTCAGTGGCATTTACTCTTTATGAAAGACGACAAATACAGCGACAGATACATCAACTTCTAAATTACAGAAGTCGACACTCGGATAGGAGTGATGTTTCCCAAGCATCCAGTAGTAGTCTTTTCGGCTCTCAAATTGGTCTAGATGGGGTAATGGCACCTCGACAGACTGTTACTCCAGCAAGAATTGAAAAGCAAAATGTTTATCACCAGGGAAGACTACCCAACCATTCAAACCCCTTACTTAGTAGGGAAGCCCTTTCTTCAAGACTAAGCAGTTTAAGGGGACAAATACGTGACTATGAAGCCTCTGCATCCAGGGATCACTCACTTAATGGACTGCCCTGTAATGAGTATATTGGGATCAATCTTATGACTGGTCGGGGTTTGAGTAATCAGCAATTCCATCCTCGCGGTAGCCGGCTGGCCCGAGGCCCTGGTGCTAGCTTATCACCATGTCAGAGTAGAGAGATGAGCCACGTATCTCGAGAAAAGGAACAAGTTCAGACGATGGTTAAAAGGGATTTAAAAAGCTTTTCCAGACATATGGAAATAG GCTACAGAACCTTCAAGGACGTTGCAAGGACCTCTACGCACACCATTTTAGCTGCTGCCGGACTTGAGCACCGCCAGAACAAAGTATATGCAGTACGTACACGGCCTTTAAGCTGTGATCACTTTGAGATTGGACAAGCATGTCCAATTCGAGGCCAATGTTCTTCTTGTTTCGACTGGTTTGTCAGAAATGTGGTGAGGGAAATAATGCATACTCAAGTTTCTGTCATGCCGATAAGCTAG